A single region of the Brassica rapa cultivar Chiifu-401-42 chromosome A03, CAAS_Brap_v3.01, whole genome shotgun sequence genome encodes:
- the LOC103861944 gene encoding probable small nuclear ribonucleoprotein F, which yields MATIPVNPKPFLNNLTGKTVIVKLKWGMEYKGFLASVDSYMNLQLGNTEEYIDGQLTGNLGEILIRCNNVLYVRGVPEDEELGDAEQD from the exons ATGGCT ACCATACCAGTAAACCCGAAGCCGTTCTTGAACAATTTAACCGGAAAGACGGTTATCGTTAAGCTCAAATGGGGAATGGAATACAAAG GTTTTCTCGCCTCTGTTGACTCCTACATGAACTTGCAG CTTGGAAACACTGAAGAATACATCGATGGACAATTGACAGGGAACCTCGGAGAGATCTTGATCAG ATGCAACAACGTTTTGTATGTCCGAGGTGTGCCAGAAGATGAAGAACTCGGAGATGCTGAACAAGACTAG